One Myripristis murdjan chromosome 17, fMyrMur1.1, whole genome shotgun sequence DNA segment encodes these proteins:
- the lyn gene encoding tyrosine-protein kinase Lyn isoform X2, which produces MGCVKSRLSEGLSGAVEGKIRQQPNNSLLPGQRFQKMEEHSGGADKIVVAIYSYEAMHPNDLGFKKGEKMKVLEEHGEWWKAKSLTTKNEGFIPSNYVAQADTMETEEWFFKDITRKDAERQLLAPANKPGSYLIRESETTKGSYSLSIRDVDVQGSHIVKHYKIRTLDNGGYYISPKITFRDIGSMIKHYRHQPDGLCRKLEHPCVKPKAQKPWDKDAWEISKESITMVKKLGAGQFGEVWMAYYNSTTKVAVKTLKPGTMSVEAFMEEANLMKKLQHDRLVRLYAVVTKSEPIYIITEFMANGSLLDFLKSDEGRHLQLPKLIDFSAQIAEGMAYIEKKNYIHRDLRAANVLVSESLLCKIADFGLARVIEDDEYTAREGAKFPIKWTAPEAINYGSFTIKSDMWSFGILIYEIITFGKIPYPGMTKGEVISSIQRGYRMPQPDNCPAELYDIMMSCWKGKPEDRPTFDYIQSVLDDFYTATEGQYQQQP; this is translated from the exons AGCACAGTGGGGGGGCTGACAAAATTGTGGTCGCCATTTACTCATACGAGGCCATGCACCCCAATGACTTGGGATTCAAGAAGGgtgaaaaaatgaaagttttagAAGA ACACGGTGAGTGGTGGAAGGCCAAGTCTCTGACGACCAAGAATGAAGGATTCATCCCATCCAATTATGTCGCCCAAGCTGACACCATGGAAACAGAGGA ATGGTTTTTCAAGGACATCACGAGAAAGGATGCGGAGAGACAGCTGCTGGCACCGGCAAACAAACCAGGATCTTATCTTATCAGGGAGAGTGAGACAACAAAAG GGAGTTACTCCCTGTCCATCAGAGATGTGGACGTCCAGGGCTCACATATAGTCAAACACTATAAGATCAGGACTCTGGATAACGGTGGCTACTATATCTCTCCTAAAATCACCTTCCGCGACATCGGCAGCATGATCAAGCACTACCGAC ATCAACCGGATGGCTTGTGCCGGAAGCTGGAGCATCCATGTGTGAAACCCAAAGCTCAGAAACCGTGGGATAAAGATGCCTGGGAAATTTCCAAAGAGTCTATCACGATGGTGAAGAAACTGGGAGCAGGGCAGTTTGGAGAAGTCTGGATGG CCTACTACAACAGCACAACCAAAGTTGCGGTGAAGACCCTGAAGCCGGGCACCATGTCGGTGGAGGCCTTCATGGAGGAAGCCAATCTAATGAAGAAGCTGCAGCACGACAGGCTGGTGCGGCTGTACGCCGTCGTCACCAAGTCAGAGCCCATCTACATCATCACTGAATTTATGGCAAACG GGAGCCTACTAGACTTCTTGAAGAGCGATGAGGGACGCCACTTGCAGCTACCCAAGCTCATTGATTTCTCGGCGCAG ataGCGGAGGGTATGGCGTACATCGAGAAGAAGAACTACATCCACAGAGACCTGCGAGCAGCCAATGTTCTGGTGTCAGAGAGTCTGCTCTGTAAAATAGCTGACTTTGGACTGGCCAGGGTTATAGAGGACGATGAATACACTGCCAGAGAGG GAGCCAAGTTTCCCATTAAGTGGACCGCCCCAGAAGCCATTAACTACGGCTCCTTCACCATCAAGTCAGACATGTGGTCCTTTGGGATTCTGATCTACGAGATTATCACCTTTGGGAAAATCCCTTACCCAG gtATGACCAAAGGGGAGGTGATATCTTCGATACAGCGCGGCTACAGGATGCCCCAGCCCGACAACTGCCCCGCAGAGCTGTACGATATCATGATGTCCTGCTGGAAGGGCAAACCGGAAGACAGGCCCACCTTTGACTACATCCAGAGTGTCCTGGACGACTTCTACACCGCCACAGAGGGACAGTACCAGCAACAGCCTTAG